ACCCAACCTGTGCCTGACCGTATCGCGGTGCACTCATCGCCTTGCCCCGCCCTGCCCTTCGCTCAGTTCCCCAGCATTTGGGCAGGGTTGAACTGGCCAAGGTTGCCAAGGATCTGACGCAAGACCGACTGCCCGCGCGGTCCGCTTTCGGTTACACGGCGCGACAGCGCCACGACCTGCCCGTCTTCCAACCCGAAGCGTTCGACATTGCTGACGCGGTCACGGCTGTCGAAGCTGATCGCAACGACCTCTCGGCGCTGTTCGACCGGGGCGCGCCAGCCTTGCTCGATCCAGTCGCTTTGCACATAATACCAATCGCCACCTTCCATCACGCCCGACACGCCGGGGCGGCCGATCTTCTCGGCCACTGTTTCGCGGGTGTCCTGACCAACTTCAATTTCGGCCAGTTGCGTGTCATCGGGGGCATAGCCATGATAGCGTTGCACCGGCGAGCAGGCGCTCAGGGCCAGCGCCACCACAGCGAAAAGCGCAAAAACACCCTGTTTCATCAGCCAACCCGCCCCTTGTCACACGCGGCACCCCGGCAAAAGGGGCGCATCATTCGCCAAAGGGATACATAAGGACGCCCGGCACTTCAAGAATGGAAACCATGGGCCTATATCTTTGCGGCACCGCAATGCGGCAGGCAAACCTATGAAAGGGGTTCAGACCATGACCCATGACCTACCCGAATTGCCCCATCTGGCCCCGTCCGTCGCCGTGGGCACGCTGAACGGGCGCAAACCCAGAGAGATCCTGATCGAACCCGATGCCGCCACCTGCGCCGCAATCGCGCAGTATCTGGGCCTGAGCGCCGTGCGCAAAATGCGCTTTCATGGCCAGCTTGCGCCTTTGGGCGCACGCGATTGGGAAGTGTCTGGCAGTCTGGGGGCAACGGTTGTGCAGCCTTGCGCCGTCACGCTGGCCCCCGTCACCACGCGAATCGATGAGCGCATTCAGCGCCATTTCATCGCCGACTGGTCCGAACCAGAGGGCGAAGAGGTCGAGATGACACTCGATGACCGGCAAGAACCACTGGGCGGCCGGATTGACCTGTCGGCCATCGTCGTGGAAGCGCTGGCGCTGGCTTTGCCGGAATTTCCCCGTGCCGAGGGTGCCGCGCTGAACCCCGAGGGGGTTTTGCGCACCGCACCGGAGGGCGAAACGCCGCTGGATGACGACGCCGTCAAGCCGTTTGCCGGGCTGGCGGCATTGCGCGACAAGCTTGACCGGAGCTAAGGTGCCCCCCCTATTCGGGCTTGCAGGTTAAAAAATCGCCTGTATTTTCGCCGGTTCATACGAACAGGGCTTGGAACTGCGCCATATTCCGTGTATCCGGCCAAAAATTCGCAATCACTGACACCTGCGCCGCACCGGCCCTTTGCATCTGGGCCGCCAAAGCGCCACTGACATCCGAGGTTTGACATGGCCGTTCAACAGAATCGCGTTACCCGCTCTCGCCGTAACATGCGCCGCTCGCATGACGCGCTGGTTGCCGCGAACCCCAACGAGTGCAGCAATTGCGGTGAGCTGAAGCGCCCGCATCACGTTTGCCCGTCCTGCGGACATTACGCCGACCGCGAAGTGGTTGCTCAGGCAACTGAGATCGACCTGGAAGACGACGCGGCCTGATCGTGGCCGCTGTCACGCGTCAGGGTCTATAATGTCAGACGCGCGCGACACCAGCGCCACAGGCTTCTCCGACATGATAACCGTGTCGGTGGATGCTATGGGCGGCGATCAAGGGCCCGCAGCTGTCATTGACGGCTGCGCCTTGTCTTTGGCAAAGAATCCGCAACTGCACATTCTGCTGCATGGTGACGAGGCCGTTCTTGCGCCGCTGGTTGCGCGCAAGCCGGGTCTGGCCAAGCGGCTGACGCTGCAACATAGCCCCGACACCGTCAAGATGGACGACAAGCCCGCGCAGGTCATGCGCCATGGGCGTGGCACCTCTATGTGGAACGCCCTTGGCGCACAGCGCAAGGGCGACGCGCAAGCGACCGTGTCTTGCGGCAATACCGGCGCGCTGATGGCCGTGTCTATGTTGCAGTTGCGCAAACTGCCCGGCGTGCACCGCCCGGCCATTGCCTGCCTGTGGCCGTCGCGCGGCAAGACCGGCTTCAACACCATGCTGGATGTTGGCGCAGATGTGCGCGCCGACGAGGAATCGCTGTTGCAATACGCGATGATGGGGGCTGCCTATTATCGCAACGCGTTCAATATGCCGCGCCCGCGCGTGGGCTTGCTGAACGTAGGCACAGAAGACCACAAGGGCCGCGCTGAAATAAAAGAAGCCGCGCTTTTGATCGCGCAGGCCGCGCAGATCGGCCAGTTCGAATTCGTGGGCTTCGTGGAAGGCAGCGACATCCCGTCAGAACGTGTTGACGTGATCGTCACCGACGGTTTCACCGGCAATGTTGCGCTGAAAACCGGCGAAGGCACGGCCCGGCTGATTTCCGACCTGCTGCGCCGCGAATTGACCGCCACGCCTTGGGCCAAGATTGCCGGGCTTTTGGCGCTGCGCCCCATGCGCCGCGCCAAGAAACGCACAGACCCCAGCCGCGTGAATGGCGGCGTGTTCCTTGGCCTGAACGGCACCGTGGTCAAATCACACGGCTCTGCCGATGCGACGGGCGTGTCCTCTGCGATCAAGCTGGCTTTCACGCTGGCGCGGTCGGGCTTTCAAGAGCGGATGTCGGACCGGCTGAGCGCGGTCATGGAATCGGTGTCGGGCCGGCAGGACACCAATACCGAAAGCGCGGGGGGCACAGAATGAGCACGATCCGGGCGGTCATTCGCGGGTGCGGCCATTACCTGCCAGAGCGGGTCGTGCCGAATGCGGAATTCGCAGCCACGCTTGACACTTCGGATGACTGGATCGTTTCGCGCTCTGGGATCGAACGGCGGCATTTCGCGGCCGAGGGTGAGTATACCTCCGACCTTGCGACCCATGCCGCGCGCCGCGCGCTGGACTCGTCCGGCATAACGCCCGACCAGATTGATGCCGTCGTGGTCGCAACATCGACCCCCGATTTCACATTTCCCGCCGTTGCCACGCAAGTTCAGGCCGCATTGGGCATCCGGCAGGGGTTCGCCTTTGACATTCAGGCAGTGTGCGCGGGGTTTGTCTTTGCGCTGGCCAATGCCAACGGGTTGATCCTTGGGGGGCAGGCCAAGCGCGTCTTGGTCATTGGGGCCGAAACCTTCTCGCGCATCATGGATTGGACCGACCGGGGCACCTGTGTGCTGTTCGGCGACGGTGCCGGTGCCGTGGTGCTGGAAGCGGTCGAAAGCGACGGCACGTCCGATGATCGCGGCATCCTTGGCGTGGACCTGAATTCCGACGGCCAATACCGCGAGCTGCTTTATGTTGATGGTGGTGTGTCGCGTTCCGGCACGGCGGGCGTGTTGAAAATGCAGGGCCGCGAGGTGTTCCGGCACGCGGTCGAGAAACTGGCGCAAACCGCCACCACCGCGCTGGACCGCGCAGGGCTTGGCGCGGGCGATGTTGATTGGGTTGTGCCGCATCAGGCCAATTTGCGCATTATCCGTGGC
This genomic window from Roseibaca calidilacus contains:
- a CDS encoding outer membrane protein assembly factor BamE; translation: MKQGVFALFAVVALALSACSPVQRYHGYAPDDTQLAEIEVGQDTRETVAEKIGRPGVSGVMEGGDWYYVQSDWIEQGWRAPVEQRREVVAISFDSRDRVSNVERFGLEDGQVVALSRRVTESGPRGQSVLRQILGNLGQFNPAQMLGN
- a CDS encoding YceD family protein is translated as MTHDLPELPHLAPSVAVGTLNGRKPREILIEPDAATCAAIAQYLGLSAVRKMRFHGQLAPLGARDWEVSGSLGATVVQPCAVTLAPVTTRIDERIQRHFIADWSEPEGEEVEMTLDDRQEPLGGRIDLSAIVVEALALALPEFPRAEGAALNPEGVLRTAPEGETPLDDDAVKPFAGLAALRDKLDRS
- the rpmF gene encoding 50S ribosomal protein L32, with amino-acid sequence MAVQQNRVTRSRRNMRRSHDALVAANPNECSNCGELKRPHHVCPSCGHYADREVVAQATEIDLEDDAA
- the plsX gene encoding phosphate acyltransferase PlsX, with the protein product MSDARDTSATGFSDMITVSVDAMGGDQGPAAVIDGCALSLAKNPQLHILLHGDEAVLAPLVARKPGLAKRLTLQHSPDTVKMDDKPAQVMRHGRGTSMWNALGAQRKGDAQATVSCGNTGALMAVSMLQLRKLPGVHRPAIACLWPSRGKTGFNTMLDVGADVRADEESLLQYAMMGAAYYRNAFNMPRPRVGLLNVGTEDHKGRAEIKEAALLIAQAAQIGQFEFVGFVEGSDIPSERVDVIVTDGFTGNVALKTGEGTARLISDLLRRELTATPWAKIAGLLALRPMRRAKKRTDPSRVNGGVFLGLNGTVVKSHGSADATGVSSAIKLAFTLARSGFQERMSDRLSAVMESVSGRQDTNTESAGGTE
- a CDS encoding beta-ketoacyl-ACP synthase III, translating into MSTIRAVIRGCGHYLPERVVPNAEFAATLDTSDDWIVSRSGIERRHFAAEGEYTSDLATHAARRALDSSGITPDQIDAVVVATSTPDFTFPAVATQVQAALGIRQGFAFDIQAVCAGFVFALANANGLILGGQAKRVLVIGAETFSRIMDWTDRGTCVLFGDGAGAVVLEAVESDGTSDDRGILGVDLNSDGQYRELLYVDGGVSRSGTAGVLKMQGREVFRHAVEKLAQTATTALDRAGLGAGDVDWVVPHQANLRIIRGTAQKLGVPMEKVVVTVQDHGNTSAASIPLALSVAAARGQFQPGDCIVTEAIGGGLSWGAVVLRW